The proteins below are encoded in one region of Roseofilum capinflatum BLCC-M114:
- a CDS encoding cysteine desulfurase family protein has translation MQIYLDYSATTPTRPEAIAAMQDILLHQWGNPSSLHSWGQRAATVLELARMQVAGLIGATSSESIVFTSGGTEADNLALMGIARQYTRPQHLIISSVEHSAVAQPAQFLEQQGWRVTRLPVNRQGRVNPADLEQAIAADTVLISIIYGQSEVGTLQPIEELGKIARARGIVFHTDAVQVAGRLPVDVDSLPVDLLSLSSHKIYGPQGAGALYVRPGVELHPLIGGGGQERGLRSGTEATVAIAGFGVAAELAMEELPEERLRLRGLRDRLFEQLVDIEGLVPTGDRLHRLPHHVSLCWQDTEKITGKTLVRQLNLAGIGMSAGSACHSGKLSPSPILRAMGYSDEEAIGGIRFTLGKQTTAADVDWTAMVFKQILHRLPSDSARLLTL, from the coding sequence ATGCAAATTTATCTGGATTATAGTGCTACTACCCCGACGCGCCCAGAGGCGATCGCAGCGATGCAGGATATTTTGCTCCATCAATGGGGTAATCCGTCGAGTTTACACAGTTGGGGGCAACGGGCGGCAACGGTATTAGAATTAGCCAGAATGCAGGTGGCGGGTTTAATTGGAGCGACTTCTAGCGAGTCGATTGTTTTTACCTCTGGTGGTACAGAGGCGGATAATTTAGCCCTGATGGGGATTGCTCGGCAATACACTCGACCCCAACATTTAATTATTTCTAGTGTGGAGCATTCGGCTGTTGCACAACCGGCCCAATTTTTAGAGCAACAAGGATGGAGAGTCACCCGTTTACCGGTGAATCGCCAGGGACGGGTGAATCCGGCGGATCTAGAGCAGGCTATTGCTGCTGATACGGTGTTAATTTCGATCATTTATGGTCAAAGTGAGGTGGGAACTCTACAACCGATTGAGGAGTTGGGCAAAATTGCTCGGGCCCGTGGCATTGTGTTTCATACGGATGCGGTACAGGTGGCGGGACGGTTGCCGGTAGATGTGGACAGTTTACCTGTGGATTTGCTGTCGTTGTCGAGTCATAAAATTTATGGCCCCCAAGGGGCGGGGGCGTTGTATGTGCGGCCTGGGGTTGAGTTACATCCGTTGATCGGTGGAGGGGGACAAGAGCGGGGACTGCGTTCGGGAACTGAGGCAACCGTGGCGATCGCCGGTTTTGGAGTGGCTGCGGAGTTGGCTATGGAGGAGTTACCGGAGGAACGGCTGCGCTTAAGGGGGTTGCGAGATCGCCTGTTTGAGCAATTAGTCGATATTGAGGGCTTGGTTCCGACGGGCGATCGCCTCCATCGTTTGCCCCATCATGTAAGCTTGTGTTGGCAAGATACCGAGAAGATTACGGGCAAAACTTTGGTAAGACAACTGAATTTAGCCGGAATTGGTATGAGTGCCGGTTCAGCTTGTCATAGTGGGAAGCTCTCTCCCAGTCCGATTTTAAGGGCCATGGGATATTCAGATGAAGAGGCGATCGGCGGGATTCGCTTTACGTTGGGTAAACAAACGACAGCAGCAGATGTGGATTGGACAGCGATGGTGTTCAAGCAAATTCTACACCGCTTACCCTCAGACTCTGCTCGTCTACTGACCCTTTGA